The window AGGCGTTAAATTTTATGAATaataatgggaggtaatcaggtttgatctccGGTAGGGGAATTCCGCTCCATTCCCTGAGACTAAAATCCCTTCACCAGGAAATATTAATTAATTATCGCCAACAAGTAACCATAATATTAAGTAATAAATGTAAAATGAGATGATAACGTGTGTTATTTTGCTGAGTACAAGAGTACAGAGTACAAAAATAAGGGATATTACCTCCAAAAGGGTTAATATCCAGGGATAATACGAGCCGTTTGTAATTAGAACGTCCTACCAATAACTTATGATCTTTTTAATGTATAAGTACAATAGAGGGATAAGGTTAATGTTATTATAGTGTTTATGGGGGTTTAGAgtccgacttttttgggttatcctgggtaatgtacacacatgctgctatgtataactTATGTGACTGTATTTCTGTgttcctgtacctgaataaacttactagtgtgtgtgtgtgtgtgtgtgtgtcgggtacacgaggatcattaacccttaaaggcttaaactgtccaaacgtagtttacgttttttcagcatttgaaagtatgtaaaaaaaacgtaattttttttttttacatttgaaagcttGTAAAAATAATTAAGGCTGTATGTGACCTGATGACCACTAATCTAAGAATAATTTAATTCCTTAAAAAGGGATTAAGGTTATGTTAGGGAAGGTTCATCATTGTGGAAAATTTGATATAATATTTCTAAATTTATAATGTATAAATATCAATAATGTAAATGTGTAAAATGTATTGCTGGTAATCTGAATTTAATTTTCGAGTGAAAAAAGAACCAGCAGAAGCGGcgagaggtggagagggagagacGCCATAATGAAAATTTGGTGAAGTCTGGTGATAATAACCGTCGAATTAAATCGGTCGTCATCGGGGCTAAATTGGAGTGGAGCGGCCTCAGACGATCAGAAAAAAATGCTGTGACGCCCTACACTGCAGCATGAGAAGCAATTTCGTATGGAACCACGGTAATACAGTGGAAAAATTGGAAAACATCGGACACCGATGGTTCCCTACTACACACCTAGAATAAGTAACGctagctctggtggcctggtggttaacgctctcgcttcacacggtgagggcctgggttcgattcccagccagagtagaaacattggacgtgtttctttccacctgttgtctatgttccccatcagtaaaatgggtacctgggtgttagtcgactggtgtgggtcgcatcctgggacaattacctaaggaggcctggtcacagaccgggccgcgggggcgttgacccccggaactctctccagataaactccagatatttTGTACAGTAATTTATGTTGGCCTTCGTACTGCTGTCTAGGTAGCTTTAGGGTCTGTTCTACCGGTGGTCCAAATTGGTCCCgcttagtgtgtgtggtggtggcgtaaTGGACACCGAAGGAGTCATATTCCTGTTGCACCTCAGAGGTGCGACAAAAATTGGTGAGTAATAATTACCCTTGTTACATTTTACCCAGATTACCTGTATGTAAGTGAATCTCGTACATGTAATTTCTCACAaccaagaaacaggacaagtgtttcctgacgcgggtactTGTTATATGATAACCCGCAgatagagcttttggtcatctgatcgaggccttccactggcttatcagCCGATGTGAGGGTACTGTATTGTAAACTTGAAAACAACTAATCAGCTCGGGGTTGGTTTGGGATTTATGCTATCAAGAGTTCTCTTAGTGTTTGCTTCTACTATCAAGTGTGCTCTTAGAAAGTGTCTGCCCCTCTACTATCAAGAGTGCTCTTAGAAAGTGTCTGCCTCTCTGGCTTGCAGTATTGGTCACACTTTTTATGGTAAGTAATTATCTTGGTATCGCCCATTTTATATTTTTAAGGGGAATTAGGTTGGTatgttaattgggtttaaaaatATGTTGGCACATGAGGATCAGTAAGACTATAGATGCCGCTTGTTCATCACCAGTCGAAAATACTTGAATCCCAAATACGGGAGcagcagtgtatgtacactgctgctctcagtgaaCACACAtcgagagggaagagaaggggacATCATTCCCACGAGCCCTTCTAGGACGgggaaggtgccagagccagagcttgctaccacctgcagctcacaagactgtcactcCCACAAGCATCCCTGGGGCGGGGAAGCTGGCAAATCAGaggtctagcttctccctacgagccccgtgagggcggggaatgggactaggcctggggacagttggttccAGAAGATGAAGAGGTACTTGTACGTCCTCTCATGGCAGAcacaggtctcagacactcccaagacggagtcaaggccgggtcaccatctggaaaagacccgggccggaagagacatgaggtatgataaagctcatggagcagggagagtagacctagtagcgaccagtaaataggcggggccaggaactatggatcgacccctgcaatcacaattaggcgagtacctCTCGGTGTGTAAACTCGCCACCGAAAAGGAGCTAAAACTCACTCACCGTATGTATTACAGTAGTCAATATTATATTATTGGATTTCACACTAAAATCGACCGAAAGCATAATGAAATAGACCTTTAAAGAGAACCCAGGCAAAAACACTGATAAACATTCAACAAAATATTTTAGGCATAACCCCcccgaaaaaaaaataaaacgagCATGCGATTAAAAAAAAGTAACCACTATAATAGctttaacaaaaaataaaaaaaaatagagcaGACAACGAAGAAAACCACAACTCATAATACCgttattgaaaaaaataatgaaaattacaTATATTTACACTATTTTAGTCGGAAGAAAACTCATTATTCCATCTTTTTGTCGCGAGTTTTGCCCTGGCACACCTGTGAGTTCATCCAGTTGTGGGTGATGCTGAAGAACTCCCTGCCCTCTGACACATCGATCTCGTTCTCTCTGACTGCACGAGCCACTCTTCTCCTCAGCCTGGGGATCAGTGGATCCAGGAGATCATCTGTGGTCTGACAGCCTCGCTCTTCCCTGCACCACACACCGTCCCCACCTGCACACAAcccacacattattattattattataagaagaaaGATATATCGTTACATAATGTTACATGGATACTCATTGTCGAGAGCAAattatagaagaagaagaagaaagcttTTAATTTTACCACGTCGTctttttcccaccaaggtagggtgactcagAGAAGGAGACACATTCACCATCAGTCATTCAAGAGCTGTTTTGCTGGAAATGTGAGTCCGCGTAATGTTTTTTTCAGATTTGCAAATGTCCAGTTGACGGCCACTTCAACAATGAAATGAAAGCTTAGTGCAGATCTTTCAAAGCTCTCATGAACCACACAGGAATTAATGTTTgctaagccaaaaaaaaaaaaaaaatgtacctgAGATTCCTAGCGAAATACTTGTCTTCAACTCAGGAGATAAGTCAATATCATCAAGTTACCGCCCAATACTTCgttataaatggtatacaataccgacaagttgacgagCAAGACATATACGACTAAGAGCCGTGTCAGGATACCTGTTCTGGCGAGTATTATACATacagcaagacacatgtgcaacactttggaaTCCTTATTGACGAAATCTTTCGCTTACGTTGCAGACTTCATCAGTCGCACACAGAATTGAATTACAGTCATTAAACCAGTAGTAGGTAAATTATTAGGCACTGTGCTTAAAAAAACGAAGATACTATTCAATAACATAATTTCACCTCACCTGCAAGGTCGAGCTGTGAGCCGTAAGCCTTGCGCAACATCATGTCTCTTGTGTTACTGGTGACGCCTCCCGTCCCTACGCTCCCACTGGCGTCACTCCAAACACTGCAGGAAATACCAGAACATAAgttacagtaccgtggctgcaacacttcacaagtaacccacaatatcgGGACTGCAACacatcacaactaacccacaataccatgactgaaacaattcacagctaacccgcAAATCCTTACATATATAGAGGCTCGCTTTTTGCAAGTCAGGGCACAAAATCTGACTAAACATTTATGGGAACAATGTTTCCATGGAAGGAACGTAGGTCCCAGGAGAAGCTTACTATGCATGGTACTATTCTCTAAAAACCTACCTGATTTCCCTTCTGAGTAAGGAGCGAGGATATGGATCCCTGGGAAGCAATCCTAGTGGCGGGATGAAAGGCATGCCCAGGGTAGACCGTATCCTTTGTAAGAGCGAGAGATGTGGCTGCCCAATACCCAGCATGGCTGATCCAACGTACATGCTGAAAGTAtatataagtacagttattatacatagtgatagtgtaaattatctaggataactctCCAAGAAAGGTGAGTCAGTTAATATTAGTGGGGTGGAAGAGCGATCTGTCAATACTTCTACTTTCTTTAAATTTACATTAAAGCTgcattaataataaaaatcacaataccatgactagaacaattcacaaataacccacaataccatgccaaggacaattcacaaataacccacaataccgtggttgtaagAATTCACAAATGACCCAATTTAGAAAGAATACCTTAGAAGACGTTTCGGGCTGTCCTCTACCATTATTAGTTCTGGACTTTATAATGATCCAGGAGGGACCCAAACGTCGTATAAGTTTCCTTTCCTAAGTTTCGGTCAGTTGTGAGCTGTACTGTACTTATGCTAAAGGCTTCTGCGGTTTAGGTACTATTCCTTTTGTGTGTCAATGTAGAGTTTGTGCTCCGTCCAagagatggatatgaggtgcacaataactagccagtaccatctacaggatggatagtgTAATGCACAGTtataccagccactaccatctacaggatggatagtgTAATGCACAGTTGTACTAGCCACTTCATCCTCCAACTCTAACACTACCTTTCCATAGCGGCACTAGGTGAGGGCTCGGAGGGACGAGACAGACTAGCCTTGCTGGACGAGCCAATGTGACATCGGACAGTGGTAGCAGTCTTGAAGGCCGAACGATCGTTCTTCTCTGGTCTGAAATCACATTAAATTTTCTGTGAGGAAAAAATCCTACGCAGTGTTCGATATGTCGTTAGTCATTATAGAGATACGAAGCAGTTATTTTGTGTAAGGATAAGATAGGCGCACAACTAACGACTTTTATTGCCTGATGCGTGTTGCTAACAGAATGACTAACATTACGTTTAGATTTTGTAGATGTAAATTCGCTAGTATCCTAACACAGCTCATGAATCTGGAATCGCTGGATTCAATAGCTGGAGAATGTTTCTCCCGAACGGCTTTAAGGTTTCAGCAGTGATAGGCTTTGCTCAAGGGAAGGTTCGCATTGGTTTTGGGCTGTGTAAAGTTTAATTTGCAAGTTATTATTAAATAAAAGGATTTTTGGGGGCTGCTGGAGAATGCTTCGTCTGATAAGATTGAAACTCCAAACACCAGTGTATCTTAATTATGTTTTGATTGGTCTTGGGCTGTGCAGGTGACAGTCTGCCAGTGAAAAGTGTGAAAATTTAGAATGTCATGAGGATGATCAGGAAGAATGAATTCCAGGAATGGCTGTGACAGAATGGTCACATAAGAGCTTGGTTATGACAGGTCACACAAGAGACGGAAAGGTCACAAAGGAGCTTAACTCACCTGAAGAGGATGATATAGAGCTTGGGGAAGAAGAGCAGGACCAGGGTGACGAGAGCACTGAGAGAAGTACACATACTCATGCAGATGATCTTGTGGTCACTGCCGAAGTAGATGGGAACCCACGCCATCTGTTGGCAGATATTTGAGTTACAGTGGAGGAagtttaagtttatttaggtacgggTTCATATAAATACgcttagctcacacactgaggttcgggagtcgatccccggtacgggtggaaagatTAGGCCATGTTTCCTTAAATATGACACCtggtgtccatgttcacctagcagtaaaataggtacctgggagttagtggactggtgtgggtcgcatcctggggacaaaattgacctaactttcccgaaatgctcagcataacaagcggctttctatatagtagtatgtcattgatgtcagctatggtctgtataccttgtacatgtactggtagaaattattattattattattattattattattattattattattattattattattattattattattattattattattattattattattaaattgccaAGGATAATCCAAAAAGTCAAGAGTGAATTATATCCATTGGAGTCTTTGAGTTATTACGTTCAGTGCAGGAACGGTGACCTAGGAGACAGGGTCGTAGAACGCCCAGGGGAACAGACTTGTTCAGAGGAACGGGAAGGGATGAGTCAgttcactggatcaagagcccttcactggaaCATCAAGAGCATAGAGGATGAGAAGGTGTGAtcctctcccccaggatgccacccacaccagtccactaacacccaggtacctagttactgctaggtaaacagagacagcaggtgaaagATGACTTAACACCCAGTTACTTAGTACTAGGTGAATAGAAGCAGCCAGATGTATATTCAgacatatatactcatatatttaAACAGATGTATAGTAAGCCAGATGTATACCCACTCAGTATTTAAACTCAGCTGCATGTATACTCACCCAGATGACACACGTAGTATACATAGAGAAACCAATGAACTTGGCCTCGTTGAAGTTCTCAGGTAAGTTCCTGGTCTTGATGGCATACACAGTACACATAGCTATCAGGAAGAAATCCCAACCCATAGGCGCGATGATTCCCCGTGGAGATGTGTTACATACCAGCTTAACCTGGAAGAATACACCCAGGGTGTCAGAACACCTCGTGGAGGTGGAGGTGTACACACACGTGGTTAGATGTGTAGAAAGGTACGACTCGCATTTTAAGGTCGTGGGTAGATGTAGAAAGGTACAATTCACGTTTTAAGGTCGTGGATAGATGCAGAAAGGTACAATTGACGTTTTAAGTCATGGACAGATGTGTAGAAAGGTACAATTCAGATTTTAAGGTTGTGGGTAGATGTAGAAAAGGTACAATTCACGTTTTAAGGTCGTAGATGTTGAAAGGTACGACTCACATTTTAAGGTCGTGTATTGATGTAGAAAGGTACGAATAACGTTTTAAGGTCGTGGATAGATGTAGAAGGGTACGAATAACATTTTAAGGTCGTGGATAGCTGTAGAAAGGTATAACTCACCTCTTGAGGTCGTGGGTAGATATGCTTGACGTCAGCCGGGTCCAGAATCAGCATAGTAATAAGTATCGTCACTTCGATGCTAATGAGGACACAGGTGATGATCACCTGCGCAGTGGCAGACATAAAGCGAGGTTTACGCATCATAATCTTCTTGTTACCGGCCAGGATGCGCGCTATACGGTTGGTCTTGGTGACCAGCGCAGCGTAGATCATGGCGAAGGAGAGACCGGGCATGATGCGCGACACTACGCAACTCAGACCGGAGGGTCGCGCTAGAAGAGGCAGCGTAGCGCTGTATGATACCATCATTCCCACGAAGATGATGTATGAGAGTTCTCGTGTTGATGCCTGATCATACCAACCATAGTTACAAGTTTTTGTAATTAGAAAAAAATtggtaatgtatttttttttaattttgtgattttttttttgagagaaaaaaattgttaatgtttttttttttttaattttgtgattTTTTAAGAGAAAAAattgttaatgtttttttttttaattttgtgatatttttttttaagagaaaaaaattgttaatgttttttttttgtaattttgtgatttttttaagagaaaaaaattgttaatgttttttttttgtaattttgtgatttttttaagaaaaaaattgttaatgttttttttttgtaattttgtgattttttaagagaaaaaaattgttaatgtttttttttgtaattttgtgatttttttaagagaaaaaatttttaatgtttttttttttttaattttgtgatattttttttaagagaagaaaaaaatgttattttttttttaattttgtgattTTTTTAAGAGAgaacaaaaatttttaatttttttttgtatttttgtgatttttttaaGAGAAAAAATTGTTAATTTCTTTTGTAATTTTGTGatttttttaaagaaaaaattGAGGTTTAGGATTGGATGTTTAATTAATTtgtattgagaaattttttgaatataaattttaaaatgtGTAAATAATttgatttttttaaatttcgtGACTAAAaaactaaaaatatataaaataagatataaaattttaaattaaaaaaaataaaatgaaataattattttttttaagtttagaaatttaaaatttttgaaaaaaaaaattaaatttaaaaattttagaAGATTGAAAATTTAGAAATTTTGAAAATCTAAAATTTAAAAATTCTGAAAAATCTGAAATTCCTAAAAAAATCGAAAATCGAAAAAATTAGAACATTAATaactgaaaattaaaaaaatatatataaaaatttaatttttttaaatttcacaattaaaattaaaaaaaaaaaatacggatTTCTAATACATAATTACTTAAGTACAAATGGTTATAATTCTAACCAAATTTTTTAAAGGGATTgagaggtaagccagcggaaggtctcagtcagatgaccaaaaactccagctctgggtcatcatatgactaaaacccgcttcaggaaacacttgtcctgtttcctgacaaaccttacttaactAACTACGCAAGTAAGTGCACAAGTATGTAAGTAAGAATGTAAGTACACAAGTAATTTAAGTACACAAGTAATTAAGTACACAAGTAATTAAGTACACAAGTAATTAGTACACAAGTAATTAAGTACACAAGTAATTAAGTACACAAGTAATTAAGTACACAAGTAATTAGTACACAAGTAATTAAGTACACAAGTAATTAAGTACACAAGTAATTAAGTACACAAGTAATTAGTACACAAGTAATTAAGTACACAAGTAATTAAGTACACAAGTAATTAAGTACACAAGTAATTAAGTACACAAGTAATTAAGTACACAAGTAATTATGTACACAAGTAATTAAGTACACAAGTAattaagttggtttagaaagacacgtaagcaaacactatgacatatttattagaaaacgtttcggtcctgggaccttgatcacttctaacatacagatcaaggtcccaggaccgaaacgttttctaataaatatgttatagtgtttgcttacgtgtctttctaaaccaacttgtcggtatttattaccaaggtttataccacaagtAATTAAGTACACAAGTAATTAAGTACACAAGTATGTAAGTACACAAGTAAGTCTGTAAGTAAGTAGACAAGTCATTAAAGTATTGAGATAGTTACCTTGACAACTGGAGTATGATTGTACTTCAAAAAAACAAGCATAGTGAAGCAGGTTGCCAGGAAGCCCAGGGATGCCAGACTCAGTGCCACGATGGACTCGGCGTCACTCCACATGATATGTTTCACTGGGATGGCGTCACAACCTGTAACATAACGTCTTACAACCTGTAACGTGACGTGTTGCAACCTGTAATGTGACGTGTTACAACCTTTATTGTGACGTGTCACATCCTGTAATACGTCGACCCGTAACGTAACACCTCAATACTTTACCttcagtaatataataataataataataataataataataataataataataataataataataataataataataataataataataataataataatattaataataataaattattattattggtgttttattcttattattattattattactgatgagGAAGCGTTAAACCTCTAGGAGTTATACAGTTCTTagggaatgggggggggggtaatgttGAATGGTCCAGAAAGAGAACGAGCAGCTCCCATTCCTCGCATCAAAACTTCTTCTTCACCCACTTCAAGGCATCCCTCTTCCCCCTTCCTTATTTAGACAAAGTAAATCAAGGGAGAATAATCGTATCTGTGAGAACAGACGGAGGGTCAAGCCTGCACACCTTAAATGAGCTCACAAGGGTAGTGTGCAGGTCTTAGCTCATCTGTCTTGTTGAGATTGTCACCTGGAGGGAGGACTGAACGTGAGTGAAGGTCTTGGCTCACCTGTCTTGTTGAGATTAGTCACCTGGAGGGAGGACTGAACGTGAGTGAAGGTCTTGGCTCACCTGTCTTGTTGAGATTAGTCACCTGGAGGGAGGACTGAACGTGAGTGAAGGTCTTGGCTCACCTGTCTTGTTGAGATTAGTCACCTGGAGGGAGGACTGAACGTGAGTGAAGGTCTTGGCTCACCTGTCTTGTTAAGATTAGGCCAGTAGCCTGGCTGACAGCGCTGACAGACAGTCTCGTTCTTCAGGTATTCATCTCTGTCACACGGTGTACAGATCCAGCAGCATCTCTGTGTGTCGTCTCCCGTCTCTACGAAGCTCTGACAaatacattatattattatttataataatagtaatcctagtgatagtagtagtagtagtagtagtagtagtagtagtagtagtagtagtaataataataataataataataataataataataataataataataataataatattattattattattattattattattattattattattattattattattattattattattattatcacaatgAATATCTATGCAAAATGGGCATGTTGGGCGCTAGGTCCTGGACCCCCACACAAGAGTGGGCACGCCACAGGATGTTTACTGTGGGCCTCCACAACACGTAATCCAGCACCGGTTACAGTGTTAAATATGTAAATACCCTACAGCATCAACTCACAACCATCACTAAAAAATTCCCCCCATCCCCTCTAAAAAGGAAACACAGTCACCAACATTCGTTCAATAACTTTCTTGTTAGAACTGCAACATTCTCAGGATGAACCCCGGCTCCTGCAGAGCGTAGAACTCACCTTGTACTCGTTGTAGCTGCAAGGTTCAGAACAGACAGAGATAGGAGGGAGTCCATCAGAACTGTTGAAGATGACCAGTTCCTCATGGACCACTAGTGTACCGTTGTCCCACGTTCCAACGGGGATGTAGTCGAAGCTACCGTTTTCCAGGCGCTGGTAGTTCATAATGTCGTACCTGATGGAACGACCATAGTGGTAAtgatggattatatatatatatatatatatatatatatatatatatatatatatatatatatatatatatatatatatatatatatatatatatatatatatatatatatatatatatgtatgattggATATAAAGCCGATATATTCTTATATTCTttgcaaaaaataaaaatagtaattaGTATTTTAGATGTTCCAAACAAAATTGATTATAGAAGTAACGTATAGGTGTTGCTTGTATTGCAGTAGGTGGAGCGAAGTGGAACCTCCACTGGGTGCTCCACTGGGGTTTAGTTGCTGTACCTTCCAGGTGGGTCACCCCGGGAGTCGAAGGTCACGGACTCGTTGTTGTAGGTGAAGGTCACGTTCATCAAGTAGTCCTGCAGTGAGAACGTTAATGTAAATATCACttcaaaataaataaaaaatattttttcagaGGAATGAGGTGAGTTGTGACCTTTTATAGAAGAGGAAATAACTAATGTCAGtctctaaacccatgtgggtcattcagaatGCGACCTTATATAGATGATCCTAAGGTCATAAGTACTGACCCTATATAAAGATCCATTAACGGGGAGCATGGCGTCGCATAGGCCTTGGGTGGAGGGACATAGGTCTTTCTGCATGTTGTGTAGACCCCAGGCCATGGTGTAGATGGCCTTCATCACGAACGCCATCTTCGTGTCTTGTTTGT is drawn from Cherax quadricarinatus isolate ZL_2023a chromosome 78, ASM3850222v1, whole genome shotgun sequence and contains these coding sequences:
- the LOC128701648 gene encoding metabotropic glutamate receptor 5 isoform X3 yields the protein MCRWPCRWWQSVVLVVMAVYLVQAAMIQKRRKTALVEGDILIGALFSVHHQPKQKSAFTLTCGEIREQYGIQRVEAAFMAIDKINEDPRLLPNITLGVEIRDSCWYSSIALEQSIEFIRDSLAFPIGSSTNSTPKSDACKTSVSTSKRLVGVVGPGSSDVTIQVQNLLQLFGIPQVGYSATSRDLSDKSRFSYFMRVVPSDYYQAQVMVDIVRHYNWTYVSAVHTDGNYGQSGMTAFRELAEGNNICIAKEDSVLSNAEDEAFDMVIEQLREDQRANVVVCFCEGMTVRNLLLAAQRNNVTSRFLFIGSDGWADRSDVVAGLEEAAVGGLSIKINSSYVSEFDDHYFQLHPEKNDRNPWFREFWQMRFNCSLPGQEENSKLPGCSGMESLRKGYKQDTKMAFVMKAIYTMAWGLHNMQKDLCPSTQGLCDAMLPVNGSLYRDYLMNVTFTYNNESVTFDSRGDPPGRYDIMNYQRLENGSFDYIPVGTWDNGTLVVHEELVIFNSSDGLPPISVCSEPCSYNEYKSFVETGDDTQRCCWICTPCDRDEYLKNETVCQRCQPGYWPNLNKTGCDAIPVKHIMWSDAESIVALSLASLGFLATCFTMLVFLKYNHTPVVKASTRELSYIIFVGMMVSYSATLPLLARPSGLSCVVSRIMPGLSFAMIYAALVTKTNRIARILAGNKKIMMRKPRFMSATAQVIITCVLISIEVTILITMLILDPADVKHIYPRPQEVKLVCNTSPRGIIAPMGWDFFLIAMCTVYAIKTRNLPENFNEAKFIGFSMYTTCVIWMAWVPIYFGSDHKIICMSMCTSLSALVTLVLLFFPKLYIILFRPEKNDRSAFKTATTVRCHIGSSSKASLSRPSEPSPSAAMESMYVGSAMLGIGQPHLSLLQRIRSTLGMPFIPPLGLLPRDPYPRSLLRREISVWSDASGSVGTGGVTSNTRDMMLRKAYGSQLDLAGGDGVWCREERGCQTTDDLLDPLIPRLRRRVARAVRENEIDVSEGREFFSITHNWMNSQVCQGKTRDKKME